The following is a genomic window from Amaranthus tricolor cultivar Red isolate AtriRed21 chromosome 10, ASM2621246v1, whole genome shotgun sequence.
ttttaaatttaaaaagaaattgaGTGTTGCAGATACAGACGACGAGAGTAGTTCATCGCCATTCCGTCGCCATCTTGATTCATCACCTAGCGACAATCTATTTCCGTCACCCATTCTTCTCCAACTTCCAGATTTCAAAAGGCGATAGCGCGATGAGTAGCTTCAAGTCGCCTTTTTGCCATCGCTATTTTACCACTTATTTATAGTAAAGGAAgacatgtgttgcatccacaacTGCAGTCTAAAAACTTCTTTTATGAGGGGGAGTATAGTACATGATATATCCTGGGGctataattatcattttaaacttTTCATTGAATTGATTTCTTGATATTTgactaaataatttataaacagATTTGATCAGTTAATCTTAAACTTATTGGTGTAAACAACTTATTGTATATTAGTTAATTTCATGACATTAAATTTTTTCAACCAAATAGCATTTAATAGTTTGATTACCCAATATTTGTACGTTATTAAGCTATAAACATGCATGTAACTCATCTAGAAGGTATAGTTCATGTGTCATTGTGTGACAAAAAAGGTTACATGTTTGTACGACTCCTAATTGTAGGGTAAAGTTTGTCTCTATAAAACCTTTACTCTTAATTCTTTGGACCTTCACTTCGTGGAAATACTTTGAGCACTGCTCTGTCTTTATTAAAGATGACTTTGATTAgcattaaataatattaatgtattaaatattatttttaaaaacattgATAATAAGGTTTGAATCTAAGACAATGTTGTCTTACAATCTTAAATAACTTAACAAATATACTTAGTTATTAACAGTTTCAAAGATATAACTTGTTAAATAGTGTAAGTTAAAACAGTTAAAACATTAAACAAGGCTACATCTAAATCTATTGTCGTTTACTTCACTCCAATTCACCTTGGTGTATTACTAAATTTCTAAATATCTTTTATCACGAAATTTAAAACTTGATAACTTACAATAGCTTGGTATGTAATCATAGCCATAAATTATCTTAACTAACCTAATGTTATTAGACCAGAATCGTTACTTCTAATTTACATGATGACATATAATTGAATGGACAAAATTTTGGAATGTCACTATTTCCTTTGTCTTTAACCACTTTCTTGTCACAACTCATAACTCACAAGTCTATTGCAAAGTTCACTACAGGCAATTTCTAGCGGTGAGCATCGGAATGCTGGTTGTATTTaagaataaatatttcattttaaattgtgtattttaattatgaaaaattattaatgaaaaattttgagaagtcattttcaaattctgaTCTTTAACCACTTTTATAACAATTGTGGATTTAactcaaatccaaatttaaattcttttttatttatcaaacactaaattttagtcaaatctatatttttaaatgaaattaatatttccaAATTACACCCATACTATTAAGTAATTTAGAGGGCTATAGTAATTtcttaatcaaaatcaataactaTTTCCGACTTCGTGAGCATCGGCAATTTtaaagaatttaaattcatatgattaattgaaaattaaaaaaaaatataaataatagtacTGTTAGGGAGGCACGAGCCCTGCGGTAGGCCAAGTAGGATAAGTTCGTTTCAGTGTACTCTATACTACACCATGGCACGCGCGGTTTACATGcccttaatttaatttagtgcCCTTAAATCCTTTtttgtaatatataaaaataaaaataataaaaaaattagaaattagaaaAAGAAGTAAGCAACCTAGAATGCATGCATCCCACTATGTAGCAAACTCGAATAATGTTGAGATCATTGGTGTCCAAAAGAATCTTTTTGTATTTAAATTATcatgattataatattttatacttctattaaatGTCAAATTGtactttgaaaaataattatcatAATAGAAAGTAGATATAGAAGTATTTGAATAAtgagaatattttattattatttctataatTTATCATTATTCTTAGAGATCAATAAGTtgtctttattgtttatttttaaaactttttataataagaaaaagtGCATTAATTTAATGACTTTTAGTTTTAGACTTTTAGTAGTACACTAGTGTGTACAGACTTCAACATGGGGTATCATTAATTCATAAAGTGCTAGATTCAAGGTTCAGAGTCTTAGAGGACATTAACTAATGAAAGAAATTTCTATAgagttttatttataaaattaacaactattttacccttacttgctaaaattttaaatacgatataccataaaaggaaatgaaacaaaataaatcaactgacctaactaaaaaaattagataaaataaataaataagacaaaattactaaaatgagagagtatttatcatcaaaagattttagtattaatttacaCTCTTACTCTTACCAATAAAAGAGtctactttgaatttttttataaaaacgtCTAAGGTCACATGATCCCGTGGGCTCCAACGTGGCTCCGCCACTAAATTCATTTAATATATTAcagctagtcttttgagagaccgtctctatAAGAGATGTATCTCAAGCCcagtccattaaagattaatgtctacttaccgtacTCTTAATGCacacttacattatctttaatgcttaattaccgtatctttaatgcctactttcaatatcttaaatgtttacttacatcatTGTAATGCCtacatataatattttaaaaaatatataataagccGGTCCAATTAAAGATaatctttaaaaaaaccttCTCTCGGAATAATTTGTGATTATATTAACTTCTTGTcgttatattttaccatttaagttattacatttttattataaacCTAGTTTAACTTCCAGTACAAATACGTTTAATATCGTTGATTTAGTTAAAATTGAAGTTTGATTTTCACTttaaatcaaaaccaaaattttgaattaaaacaTCTAACTGAATTGAATCGGTTTCAGTTTCAAcaattcaaatcaaaccgtgattccgtaaattaaattatttttagcaaatttcTTGTAGAATGATTCTTAATGGTGGATATGATCATGattcaaattatttatcctTCAACGTCTTCTATTTGAcgttaattttataataataccaTAACTTCATATTACTTTAatattaaacaaataattaaacacgtcataaattaaaaataattttggatGAACAACTATAGCCTCAAATATTCGATAATGACACTAGCGGCCCATTTGGTAGTTaataataaacggtggtaatgagaatgaaactagtgtaattttagttgaaaaatctcttggctatcttgatggccatgcttgtccaactctaatcatctcattttcttcataaatgcattaccattggaagaggtggtattaggtggtaatataaatttataaacaaaatattttttgtaatcaaagtttcattaccataggaatgatatggaacttttgatgaaattttacactataaatataaattattcatattaccaccatttagtatcactaaccaaacgggtcgtAAATGCTAGAAAGTAAATTAGATCTTATCTTATTTAATGATGAGTAAGCATAAAATAATAGGGCACGAGCATACACAGGACATGCACGTTACCAATTggactaatattttaaatatacatgtatatgatTAATACAAAGTTAATACATTAAGCTACTTTGTAAGAGACTGTCTCTTGATAAGACAATCTCATAGTAAAGAATtcatatactaaataatttGTACTAATTAGTTAGGTTATTCAAATCATGTATAAAACGCGTATCAAGGAGAAACAGTCTCATATATAAAAATGTGTGTAATACATATTCTTATcccatgataatattgaagatGACTAGATTTACCTAGAGTCAAGTAGCATAATAATTTACTTCTTATTTACAAATTGGACAGCATATATGCTATATCGGTCATAAGCAGATATGTTAAGTTGTGAATTGTaccaattatatataaaaaattatgtataataaattaaaatagattttttaaaatgtatgtagCGTCAACTTTTTACTCTTAATTAATTTTCACTCTCCTCTTATCtgtaaaatattataaagagtATAATCCTTATCTtggtaataaaaaaatagacaacTTAGTATTTTTAAAACCTCTCCATCCTCATACTATATATAGAGAGCTTAATTGATTTGGCCCTTAACAAAAAAAGTAAACCCCAAGAAAAAGCTAATCACACCCTTAAAAAAGTCAATCtccaatttcaaaaaatatttccAGAAAAATGTTGGCAATGTCTCCATTATTAAGCCCTAATTTGGGATGGGATTATCCCATACAATTAGAGACTAATCATGTATTTGATAATTTTGCCTTAGATAATAGTacatttatttctaattattCACAAATAACTCAATTAGATcaaaattatcataataatcAAGATCAATCaaatgatcatgatcatgatcatgatcatgatcaaaTTAAACGAAGTGGATCGCCAAAAGGTACAAGTTCTACTAATTATTGTGataatccaataataaacaAGAAGCTTAATCATAATGCAAGTGAAAGAGAACGAAGAAAGAAGATTAACAACATGTATTCTTCGTTACGTGCTTTGCTCCCTGCAATTCATCAAAAGGTATGTAATTAATTTCATTATCCAATCTTGCATTGTCcaattttagataaatattactATGTGATATATCTAGAATCCTCAGCTATCTTGcgcaaaattaatttattagattttgaaataactttttatttgtgaaataacattttaaattttctttatcacttttaagttttatttttcaatataaaatttatttataataaatttattaccattatttgATAGGATtaaataaatcataatcatttaaaacaataataatcaactatctttaattaatttatttcgtgcttaaaaattatttaattacataaaataaaaccTTCTAGCAATGGTTACATGAATTATCCTATCAAATCTTGCAAAAAATTACTCCTTATTAATTAGATATTGTGAGTTGTTGAAACTCTCTAATTGTGAAAATATTTCATCTATTCTTTTTACTTATACTCAACACTTTTTTTTATGCAGTTCTAAATTAAAGTTATACGtgattaaaaatttgatattttgaaaatatgcagcgatttaagtaaaataaaatttcaaatgattatattttttctcttaaaatattaaatattatgttttgttttactCCTATTAGCGGAATACATCGGAAATGATGATGTTTTATTTTACCTAGAAATTTACGATGGAGCATTAATTAGATGATAGAGTCGAACAAatcttattatattattgtcgATTAAgattttaacattattatttcGTGTAGtaattaattacattatttggtttaaattaattaaaaattgttacAGAAAAAACAAAGCATTCCAGCAACGGTAACACGAGTGCTGGAGTATATCCCGAAGTTACAAATGGAAGTAGAAAATCTTACTCATAAAAAGAAACtcattttatcaaaaatttcaAGCCTACAAGGAGATTTTGGTGATATAATTaaggatgatgatgaaaaatcaaaaaattgcaTAATTAAGGAAACGACGTCGTCCTGTTCAATTAGTATGAGTAAAATTGATGATAAAGAAATGGTGATACAAATATCAGCAACATTGGAAAGAATAATAATATCTG
Proteins encoded in this region:
- the LOC130826141 gene encoding transcription factor bHLH101-like yields the protein MLAMSPLLSPNLGWDYPIQLETNHVFDNFALDNSTFISNYSQITQLDQNYHNNQDQSNDHDHDHDHDQIKRSGSPKGTSSTNYCDNPIINKKLNHNASERERRKKINNMYSSLRALLPAIHQKKKQSIPATVTRVLEYIPKLQMEVENLTHKKKLILSKISSLQGDFGDIIKDDDEKSKNCIIKETTSSCSISMSKIDDKEMVIQISATLERIIISEVLLLLEINGHFIIHVSSFQSFGGRSFYNLHFWMGGSNNINFEKLKGVLLSLLQKQEQMPMYS